The sequence cccctccttcccttgttcgtgtgttcctctcttgcgttactgcagcagagagcatgtgcagagagcagctcctggtttgcagagcccaagcaattgcaaagaggaagtagctcccagcttgcaattgcggttttttgctagctgcttaaccacaactgcagaagttagcttaggtgcagatagtattgagattaaccctttcaagaGAACAGAACAAAGCTTTTATGGGGAAGGCTGGCACCTGTGTACTTAGCGGAAAAATAACACACCTTCCAAGCACTCCTATGCATAGCTACTGAAGggtcctattgagttcaaggAGATTTACACCCAGGTAGGTGTGTATGGGAATATAGCCTTCATTTCCTTATTTCAAACTTTCTATTGAGAAATAGAATGGTGACCAAGAACACATTAGTTACACCACCATCAACATTTATTTTTCCAAGCCCAGTATGCATCTCACAACTTTGTGCATGACTTAGGATTTTCAAGCCAGGGAAACCAGGGGCTTTTCGCCTTCCTGTGCATACTATTCTAGGCAGGGAGACAAGAAGACTGCATGAGCTTTTGAGCCAAAGATGGAGACTGGATGGGATTTTGAGCCATGGTTACTGACAGCAAGGCATTTATACAAGGCATATATTGCCACATTTATTTCATATGGTTTCAGAAATGGTGAAGAAGTGAATACATGGCTATTCCACCACTACAACACAGTGTGCTTGAGTCTGGGAGTGTCTATCCTCCTTTGACAAGTAATCCTGGTAACAAAGGGGAAAACAAATCAGTGCCCAACCCAAAGGCTCTCCACTCAAATCCTGAAATGCAGGCATTTGCTGTTCCTAAAAAACAATATGATGGCATCACTTACTTTAAAGTTGTACAGTTTTTTATTCCTGGAGCCAAAGCTCTCATGTGGTAAGACTTCAGCCTGCAAAATGTTAGATCAATGGAGTGATCCTCGATTTTACTGTGCTGTAAGCAGAACGCCAAAACCCTGCAGTCCAGCACCGAGAGCATCTGGTAAGAAAGGTTAATATTCTGGAAATGATGCATCACACGGTTTGCAAATTCTGCTTCCTGGGTCTCAAACAGGCAGTGGAAAAACTTCAGCAGGCAATGACCTTTTCGAGGAGGCTCCTCAGTCGCCACTTCTTCTGCTCTTTGAAGCAAAAAAGGCTTCACAAGGTCAGATGTCTTGCACTGCAGAGTCTGCTCAAGAAAGATGCGCACCTTTTCACTGCTCAGGCCAAATACGAAGCATACTGTTAATGTTAAATGCTCATTGCCTGGCTTCTCGCACTCAGCTAAAAGTGTCTTCAAGTCCCCCATACTGTTATCTGAAACTTCCGTTGAGTCCTTCTGCAGAATATACCACATGGCAGCAAAAAACTCCTGGAAGCAGAGATGGAGAAAACTGTACAGGTTGTGCCGGCCAATCCCCCTTTGGAATGTTCTTCTATCTAGAAAGATGTCTTTAAGAGCAGAAACCTCCAAATGATGCTCCTTGAGATCCTGCTCCTCAAAGAGGATTTTCTGTCCCAGGATGCCAGCCCGTGCCAAGGAACAGAGCCTTCCGAGCTCATTCAGAGAGGAGTTCTTCCATTTCGCAGAATCATGCTTAAGAAGATTGTGAGAAAACTGTACAAAGACTTTTGTTGTGGTGTCCAAGGTGTCTGCAATCTCGTCTTCAGTTTCCAGTTCAACTCTGATGACAGAGCAGATGATCCAGCACACCATAGGGATGAAGCAGATGGTGGAGACTGCATTGGTATTTTCAATGAATCTCAGTGCTAGGTTGGCTTTCTGATCATCTTTAAAGAACTTGAAAAAATACTCACGGCGACCTTTCTCAGTGAATCCAAGGATCTCAGCAAATCTCGGAAACTTCAAGCACCCATGCAGCTTCTCTGCAGCTCCAGGTCTTGTGGTGATTAACAAGTAGGATTTGGGCAAAAGCTTCTTTCTCAACAAGCTGCTCAGAACACCCTGTATGGACATCTTTGAATAAGGATCATCACAGAAACTGTCTCCTATGAGCTCTAAGGAGCAACAAAGCTCATCAAAGCCATCAATGATGAAAAGCAGCTTTTCAGGGCGGGCTAAAATCCCTTTCACTGGGGCATACATGTCTTGACACTGATCTACAATAAGGTCAGCCAGGCTGCTGGCATCTTCAGCAAGGCTTAGTTCTCTGCAGCGAATACAGAACACGTAGTCAAAGACGTCCTGGTACAGCTCCCCAGCAGCCCAGCCCAGCATAATCTTTTGCACAGTCATCGTTTTACCAATACCAGCTGGTCCTTGCAACACCACGGTTCTTGGGGCTATTCCCGATTCATCAGGTTCAAAAAGGCTTTGTATATCAGTTGATGAATAATTTGAACTGTTGGTTTCCAAGATGTCCATGTGCAGCCTGCCAGTAGCAACCAATTCATGTTCCCTCTGCTTCTGAGGCCGGTGTTTTTTGATGATAAGTAACTCTATATAGCAGGCATTCAATGGGGTGCTCTCACCAAAGAGACTGTTTCTGTCCTCTGTTAGCAAGTATTCTTCCTTCACATTCTCAGCAtacttttttttgtaatctagTATAGACAGAGAGAAGGATTAACCACCTGCCATGGCATTGCAACATGCTTCCCTGATGCCAGGCACCCTTGATTTCCCAGTGGTCCCTTGTCTATGCAGACCCTCTAAGTTAAAGAACTTTTCTTTTGCTCAAGACTACCAAGGTCTGTGTTTGCAAGTTTGCAgagttcataataataataataatttataccccgcccatctggctgggtttccccagccactctgggcggcttccaaccaactattaaaaatacattaaaacattcaaATACCCTGAATCAGGCATATCGTTTGCCTGCACTGTTTCTGAATTGACCCTATCGTTGGGGAAAACCTAAACTAGCATACATCTCTTTCACTTTGGCTCTACTTTATGGGATCTGTATTTCCCCCCATCATAAACAAGATATAAATGAAAATGTACTGACTCATGGGCAGGTCAAAGTGCACACGGCTGGTAAAAAAGTGTCTGTAGtcacagaggggaaagtgggtgtgGTCAATTTGTgtctttgtttatttgctttggaAAGAACAAGTTTTCAGAAAAACCTTTTGGCATCACAAGGTTACAGCAGA comes from Podarcis raffonei isolate rPodRaf1 chromosome 2, rPodRaf1.pri, whole genome shotgun sequence and encodes:
- the LOC128408116 gene encoding NACHT, LRR and PYD domains-containing protein 3-like isoform X4 is translated as MDILETNSSNYSSTDIQSLFEPDESGIAPRTVVLQGPAGIGKTMTVQKIMLGWAAGELYQDVFDYVFCIRCRELSLAEDASSLADLIVDQCQDMYAPVKGILARPEKLLFIIDGFDELCCSLELIGDSFCDDPYSKMSIQGVLSSLLRKKLLPKSYLLITTRPGAAEKLHGCLKFPRFAEILGFTEKGRREYFFKFFKDDQKANLALRFIENTNAVSTICFIPMVCWIICSVIRVELETEDEIADTLDTTTKVFVQFSHNLLKHDSAKWKNSSLNELGRLCSLARAGILGQKILFEEQDLKEHHLEVSALKDIFLDRRTFQRGIGRHNLYSFLHLCFQEFFAAMWYILQKDSTEVSDNSMGDLKTLLAECEKPGNEHLTLTVCFVFGLSSEKVRIFLEQTLQCKTSDLVKPFLLQRAEEVATEEPPRKGHCLLKFFHCLFETQEAEFANRVMHHFQNINLSYQMLSVLDCRVLAFCLQHSKIEDHSIDLTFCRLKSYHMRALAPGIKNCTTLNFGSNKLGNSGVHVLCATLKELDCNVTTLDLDENYLTDACAQELCTILSTSHTLHTLNLQDNSFSEVSVPFIRHLMETCPSLTVLWLGSNGFDEKGRKRLKQQEKKLTKSGRPFLLWL
- the LOC128408116 gene encoding NACHT, LRR and PYD domains-containing protein 3-like isoform X2; this encodes MESGGGATMQDFLLDALEDLGQEDFEKFKFKLRTAAAPGGKNIPLGRMEKATREKMVELLVEFYEEEAAALMITIFEDIGLKYNASKLSKEVGKQFQDYKKKYAENVKEEYLLTEDRNSLFGESTPLNACYIELLIIKKHRPQKQREHELVATGRLHMDILETNSSNYSSTDIQSLFEPDESGIAPRTVVLQGPAGIGKTMTVQKIMLGWAAGELYQDVFDYVFCIRCRELSLAEDASSLADLIVDQCQDMYAPVKGILARPEKLLFIIDGFDELCCSLELIGDSFCDDPYSKMSIQGVLSSLLRKKLLPKSYLLITTRPGAAEKLHGCLKFPRFAEILGFTEKGRREYFFKFFKDDQKANLALRFIENTNAVSTICFIPMVCWIICSVIRVELETEDEIADTLDTTTKVFVQFSHNLLKHDSAKWKNSSLNELGRLCSLARAGILGQKILFEEQDLKEHHLEVSALKDIFLDRRTFQRGIGRHNLYSFLHLCFQEFFAAMWYILQKDSTEVSDNSMGDLKTLLAECEKPGNEHLTLTVCFVFGLSSEKVRIFLEQTLQCKTSDLVKPFLLQRAEEVATEEPPRKGHCLLKFFHCLFETQEAEFANRVMHHFQNINLSYQMLSVLDCRVLAFCLQHSKIEDHSIDLTFCRLKSYHMRALAPGIKNCTTLNFGSNKLGNSGVHVLCATLKELDCNVTTLDLDENYLTDACAQELCTILSTSHTLHTLNLQDNSFSEVSVPFIRHLMETCPSLTVLWLGSNGFDEKGRKRLKQQEKKLTKSGRPFLLWL
- the LOC128408116 gene encoding NACHT, LRR and PYD domains-containing protein 3-like isoform X3 → MVLCLQPGCELAMESGGGATMQDFLLDALEDLGQEDFEKFKFKLRTAAAPGGKNIPLGRMEKATREKMVELLVEFYEEEAAALMITIFEDIGLKYNASKLSKEVGKQFQDYKKKYAENVKEEYLLTEDRNSLFGESTPLNACYIELLIIKKHRPQKQREHELVATGRLHMDILETNSSNYSSTDIQSLFEPDESGIAPRTVVLQGPAGIGKTMTVQKIMLGWAAGELYQDVFDYVFCIRCRELSLAEDASSLADLIVDQCQDMYAPVKGILARPEKLLFIIDGFDELCCSLELIGDSFCDDPYSKMSIQGVLSSLLRKKLLPKSYLLITTRPGAAEKLHGCLKFPRFAEILGFTEKGRREYFFKFFKDDQKANLALRFIENTNAVSTICFIPMVCWIICSVIRVELETEDEIADTLDTTTKVFVQFSHNLLKHDSAKWKNSSLNELGRLCSLARAGILGQKILFEEQDLKEHHLEVSALKDIFLDRRTFQRGIGRHNLYSFLHLCFQEFFAAMWYILQKDSTEVSDNSMGDLKTLLAECEKPGNEHLTLTVCFVFGLSSEKVRIFLEQTLQCKTSDLVKPFLLQRAEEVATEEPPRKGHCLLKFFHCLFETQEAEFANRVMHHFQNINLSYQMLSVLDCRVLAFCLQHSKIEDHSIDLTFCRLKSYHMRALAPGIKNCTTLNFGSNKLGNSGVHVLCATLKELDCNVTTLELGSNGFDEKGRKRLKQQEKKLTKSGRPFLLWL
- the LOC128408116 gene encoding NACHT, LRR and PYD domains-containing protein 3-like isoform X1, with amino-acid sequence MVLCLQPGCELAMESGGGATMQDFLLDALEDLGQEDFEKFKFKLRTAAAPGGKNIPLGRMEKATREKMVELLVEFYEEEAAALMITIFEDIGLKYNASKLSKEVGKQFQDYKKKYAENVKEEYLLTEDRNSLFGESTPLNACYIELLIIKKHRPQKQREHELVATGRLHMDILETNSSNYSSTDIQSLFEPDESGIAPRTVVLQGPAGIGKTMTVQKIMLGWAAGELYQDVFDYVFCIRCRELSLAEDASSLADLIVDQCQDMYAPVKGILARPEKLLFIIDGFDELCCSLELIGDSFCDDPYSKMSIQGVLSSLLRKKLLPKSYLLITTRPGAAEKLHGCLKFPRFAEILGFTEKGRREYFFKFFKDDQKANLALRFIENTNAVSTICFIPMVCWIICSVIRVELETEDEIADTLDTTTKVFVQFSHNLLKHDSAKWKNSSLNELGRLCSLARAGILGQKILFEEQDLKEHHLEVSALKDIFLDRRTFQRGIGRHNLYSFLHLCFQEFFAAMWYILQKDSTEVSDNSMGDLKTLLAECEKPGNEHLTLTVCFVFGLSSEKVRIFLEQTLQCKTSDLVKPFLLQRAEEVATEEPPRKGHCLLKFFHCLFETQEAEFANRVMHHFQNINLSYQMLSVLDCRVLAFCLQHSKIEDHSIDLTFCRLKSYHMRALAPGIKNCTTLNFGSNKLGNSGVHVLCATLKELDCNVTTLDLDENYLTDACAQELCTILSTSHTLHTLNLQDNSFSEVSVPFIRHLMETCPSLTVLWLGSNGFDEKGRKRLKQQEKKLTKSGRPFLLWL